AGGATCAAGACGATGTCACTTCCCAGCTGCGCCCCGGCCACGCCGCTGACGACGGCGAAGGTTGTGACGATCCCGTCCAGGCCACCGTAGACCATGTCGCCCAGATACTGTTGCGCGGCCCCGCCGTGCTCCTCGCGGGCGGCTTGGGAAATCCGTTCCTGGGAGTGGGCCCGGGCGGAGAGCTGCTCGTCACCCCGGGCGTACCCGTTCCGCGCTTCGTCGACGCGCCGCATCAAGCTCATTTGAGTGACCTCCTTGAAAGCCGCTATCCGGCCGGATTGGCCGGCGGATCGGCTGACACCGTTGCCTCCGGCGGCTGAGGCGCCAGGTGGGTGGATCGGTCAAGGTAGAGATACATCCCGACCGAGAGCATCCCCACCACGCCGCACAGGTACCACAGAAGCCGGCTGTCGTAGTTGTCCATGATACTGCCGGCAATCATCGGCCCGACGGCAAACGGAATACCCCAGGCGAATCCGGAAACGGCCATGTAGCGACCGCGCATCTCCTCCGGCGCCAGGTTGGCAACAATTGCCTGGGAGACCGGTGCGATCAACATCTCGCCGATCGTGATGATGACCATGGCCAACAGGAACAAGGCGTACGTCGACGTGAATCCGTACATGGCGAAGCCGATCGCATACAGCGCCGTGCCGATGGCAACAACCATGAACGGCGGGTAGGGGGTGACTCTGCGTGTGATCGGGAACTGGAGGAAGACCACCATGATCGCGTTCAGGCTGAGGATCAGGCCGTACATGCTCGCTGAGATCCCGTGATCATCCCGTAGATACACTCCCAGGGTGGTTTGCATGTTCAAGATCACGAGCCCGGCCAGCATCGAGGCGGCCAGGAACAGCATGAAGATCCGGTCTCGCAACGGGATCGCATATCCGGCAAACGTCTGGCCGACGCTTTCGGCCTTGGCGTCGGGGTGGGGCGCCGGTCGCGTTTCCGGCATGGCGAAGAACACAATCACGGCCACCAGGGCACTGATGACGGCATCGATGATGAAGAGCAACAGGTAGGACCGAGCCGCCAGGAGGCCGCCGATGGCCGGGCCCAGGA
The nucleotide sequence above comes from Anaerolineales bacterium. Encoded proteins:
- a CDS encoding MFS transporter is translated as MQFLAGQQRKAADVYHEFPKPFWTLVTATFIDRLGGALLFPFFALYLTDRFGIGMSEVGVLFAIWALSSFPGSLLGGALADRMGRKYLLMFSLIASSLSTLAMGFVTTIEAFYLLAAVSGLFTEVGGPAYNAMVADLLPERQRAQGYGILRVAFNVSVVLGPAIGGLLAARSYLLLFIIDAVISALVAVIVFFAMPETRPAPHPDAKAESVGQTFAGYAIPLRDRIFMLFLAASMLAGLVILNMQTTLGVYLRDDHGISASMYGLILSLNAIMVVFLQFPITRRVTPYPPFMVVAIGTALYAIGFAMYGFTSTYALFLLAMVIITIGEMLIAPVSQAIVANLAPEEMRGRYMAVSGFAWGIPFAVGPMIAGSIMDNYDSRLLWYLCGVVGMLSVGMYLYLDRSTHLAPQPPEATVSADPPANPAG